A segment of the Diachasmimorpha longicaudata isolate KC_UGA_2023 chromosome 5, iyDiaLong2, whole genome shotgun sequence genome:
TCCCAGAATCTTTTGACTTCATCCAAGAGTGATAGATGATTGCATCTTGCAATTTGACAATTCTTGCTCGGGACGTTACCACCCACGACCCAACCGAACACAGTTTTTTGGAGGATGAGATCAGTCTCTGAAGTTGACGACAATTTGATTTGTCCGCCACTCAGAGCTGCCAATGAAATACCTGACCCGAGGATGAGATCCACTGCCGCTGGTTTATGGAAGTCTGGATCCGCCAATTTGAGATTCTTAGGAATATCCAGAAGATGTCGAGGTATTTGTTGATCAGGGGTACGCTTGGAGATGATGGGCACAATGTGGAACTGAAGCTCCCGCTTGAAGTCATTGATGCACGATTGAATCACAGCAGAGATGAAATGGTGGGATATTGTGGTATTTTCGTTGATGCTTCCCACTGGAATAGCACTCTTTATTTTCTTCAGGCTCAATTTTGATGCGAGGTCACTTGTAATGAAGTTGGCGGATGATCCTGTGTCAAGGAGTGCACGACAAAGCTCTGGATGATGTCCGTCATCAAACACCTTGATGATCGCAGTGGTGATCAAGTTCTCTGACATCTCCAGTTTGAATGTCCTCGCCACTGTTTTCGCTGTGACCCCTTCATCTGATTGTAGTCATGCTGTTGGGGTTGATGTATTTGATGATGCTGCTGCTGTAGAGGCTTGGGTAGTGGTCACTGATGAGCTGTATGAACCCGGCTTGTCATGGTGGAGAAGTGTGTGGTGAGATTTGTTGCATCTCTTGCATTTGAAGGTGCTGAGGCACTCCTTTGCCCCATGTCCACGACTCAGACAGTTGAAGCACAAGCTTAGATTGCTGGCCGTTTTTTCACGTTTGGGGACTGGCATTTTGAGGAACTCTTCACAATCCATCACCCGGTGTTCGCCTGAACAAATTCCACAATTCCGTTTGGAAGTGGTCACGAATACTTGAGCCTTGGGTTTAACCTGATTCTTTAAGTTTCTGGGTCGTTCACTTCTGGTTATTGGTGCCATTGGAGGTGGAATTGCACTTGAGCAGGTGCCACGTACTTCGAGAAATTCTAATAATAACTTGTGTGAGCACATCTCCTTATTCTTTAATTCTGTTTCCCACTGATGGAAGGTCTGGGCACTGATCTTGCATGATATCAAATGAATGATCCAGGAATCCCAAGTATCGACGGGTTCTCCAAGGTTCTTCAAGGCACTGAGATGTTGGCGTATGGTGTCAACTAGATCCTCCAGGGCTTCAGGGGTATCACGATGCAGGCTAGGGATGGAATTTAACAGTGCTATGTgtctcaatatattttttctcgggttgtcgtatttatttttcaatagactCCACGCTTCCTCATAATTGCGTTCTGATCCTCCCATAGATGCTACGGCTCTCTTCGCTTTACCGGTGACATTGGCGAGTAAATATTGCAGTTTGTGTACGGTAGCGACTGACTCATTGTAATGGATCATCGTTTCGAATTTATCCTTAAATTCGGCCCAATCCTCGATGCTGCCGTCGAATGTTGGTAAGTTTACCTTTGGCAGTCTCAGCTGTTGTTGTTGAGGACCATTGTTTTGCCCAAAGGTGCTCATCATACTGTGGTCTAGCTTTTGGAAAGGCGTGCTACCACTTGCTGATGCTCGTTCTGCTTCTGCAGCCTTACGCAATAATTTTCGGGCTAATGCTAAGCCTCTCTCAAAGCCAGCCTCGATATTGTTGACCTCTTCTAGGTGTGCTGGACTTTCTTCATCAGAGATCCtttccattattttatcaTGGATGTCGGATAGGGCCTCTATGTGTTTTTTGAGGCTGTCGGTTTTTACCTCAACTTCATCTAGATCTGGAGTTTCGCGCACTGATTCGAGCCACTGGAGAAAGGTTGTCACACGTTGCTTCAGCTCATTTCGTCTACGTACGAGTGTTGTGAACGCAATGGGAGCCATGATGTCTGCGGTATCTTCAGATGGCGAACTGATGTTTTCACGTTGATCTGCCACGGTAACCCCGGATGATGATTGCCTGATAAGCTGTTTGCTTCGGTTACTCTTTGGAGAGTGTTGAATCGGCATTAATATTTCTTCTCGAAAGTTGCTTCTCCCCCGGTCCAGTACCGATGTGAAGAATGCGACACGTTGTGAATGAGAAGAAGTTAAGATCCGAATTTGATAATGGACACAATCTCCGATCCGTATGGCAGAGAGTCGGAGAGAATACACGAATTACGCACAAAACACAACACGACAAATTACACGAAAATACTAACACGGTTGAAAATTAGATAAGAAATATTGTactatccggctcgaaggaccaaaaaATGTATCGTTTGAGAGATACTTCCGAATGCCGTGGTAAACTTTATTCGGATATTAATGGGGTGAATAAAATACTCGAAATTCTAACACTTTTTCAGAATATCAATGAATATATTTGGGTTTGGATTGTACAGTGTCACAGTGGACTGTATTGAATGTTGGGAATGAATTTATCGTACTGACTCAAGATGAGCAAGTCGCAGTCTTTATACCGAGCTAGAATCGTTGTAGATTGCTCGGCATTgtaaaaattggggaattccCGGAACAACTAAATATTGGGAATCTAACACAAATATTGGGACTCATAAAGTTAGAGTAGGGTCTAGATCCCCTGGGACGCGGGCGATGGTCATAGGGACTAGGGATATAGTGACCTGGGATTAGGAATTTTTAGTGGAAGTGCCTTTATGACACTACATTAAactatgaaaattataatcgtAAATGAGTGGGGAAAATTAAGATACAGATGTTCTAGTAATAAAATTCGTAATCCTAATGAGACACCATATGAAGAGCAAATTGCTATCACGACTCAACAGGGGGATTtaccgaaaaataaaaattgaaaaaaaagattcaATTAACTACTTTCCAGTTGTATTACAGTTCTAGTATCTCATTCCGTAGGAAAATGTGGCAAGTTATATTCCCATTAGGAATAATTTTACCAGCCTCTGAAATGTCACATAAAGCATACTTCGCGAGGGAAATTTCCCAACCATCTGGAGTGTATCTGGAGCAACTGGAGAGCTTCAAGGTTATCAAGGAAACCAGGGCGATCCACACAGGAATGGAAATCATTCAAGTTTATAAACATTCGCAACCACTCATTCTTGAATTATACACAAAGATTTGTCTAGAACAAATCGATACGTGCGATAATTATCTGAAACTATCTCAATGGGAAATCTATGATCACGAAGGCATATCTTTGGACTATGACCATTAGTTATACTCGACTTTGTGGAACACCATTCGTAcaacttttgaaaatttcaataccaTTCTTAAGAAGAATGAAGAACTGTATTACGATAAAGTCGTTCCTCGTAATCGAGTAGGTAATCTAATTATTGTTGACTAGCATAGCCTTTATATCGCATCAGGCATAATGAGAATTCTCGAGAAGTTGGAGAAAATGCAacttttgataattattaacgCCTCATTCTTACAACTTCGTTACAACCTTACCTTGAAGTATGAAGCTGTATTAGTGAATCTTATGCACCGCATAGATTTGTTAATTCGACTAATATTGAAGTTATTCACAACTGtgattcaattaattgatgacGCAGAGAATGGAATGTTTCATCCCATGGCTTGTGATCAGGTGAAATTAAGTGCAGTACTCAAGTTTTTAGAAATAAGGGTTGCATACTCACTATAAACCCTAGTAGTTTCCCAAAACCTTACTTCTGAGTCGATGCCGCAATGGAACTTGCCACCACCCAGCAAAATGAACTTTTAATTCCATTCATACTAAACATTCTTGGTAAAGCAAAAAATCAGATTGATATTCATTGTCATTTGACAACCTGGGGTGAAATTTCCCCGTGGGAACTATGTCTGTGTCTTTTATGCTAagagataagaaaaaaaataaacagataaatgataaatgatCTTTCGCGTTTCCTGTAacgtttcatttattttttttttaaccgtgACCAATAACTGGACAAAAGTGGTCAATCGTGTGGTTTGCCCTTTTCTCTGAATTAATAATTCCcccgaggggaaaaaaatcctaatttttattctcaaaccATATCACCATTATACAAAGTGGAATCATCTGCAACTCCAGAATCTAGAACCGCTGGAATTATGCAAGAAGCGCCTGCACCTATTACAGGAAACCTCCGTCCAGTCCCAGGAACTTCTTCATCTTCGAACTGATAAGATCAAACTATGCCAACTATTTCTACAAATAAACAGTCAAGTTTCCTTTCACTTTTCTTCCCTCTTCCCCTGCTCTACTTGTTGCTAGGAAGCTAGCAAACTTCTCGACATTTTCCTGCCATATCTGCCGCGACTTCCGAGTCCACAAGATTCCAGTTTTGTTAAGAAACCATTAACCTAGCCACCACTAATCCGACGAAGATGCACATCATTTCCCACACCGACGCGACAGGCCAGAAGAAATAGGACCTAGTGTTTCCTAGAGGAACATCCCTTGGACCTGAGCTACATATTCTACGCCGCAAACCTAAGCGGCCTGGGCCAAGAGGATTTTCCACGAAATTTACATCTCGAAACTGTACTGTGGAATTGATTTCTTGAAGCTGGCGCTTTCACGTTCCGAAACAATAAACCCTGTGCGAAAAATGTGTGATTTCGTCTTCTCGAACTTTctaaaatattgtttattaacaaaaaaaggtaaagGTTAACACCGGAAAAAACTTGGCCTTATCATTCAATATcatgaagacaattttttactaAAACTAAAAATTCTACATCGTTCCCGACTCGcttgaaattttcaacaatatcAAGGTCTTACGTAAATTCCAGTGTTGAACAGTTCTTCCCACTTTCGCCCGTTAGGATATTCATAATCCactaatgtcgatttttttaattctgtgGAGTATCCGGAAGATTTTGGTGCCATGTAATGGGCATTCTCAACAATAGTCGGGTTTACAAAATGGTCATGCTGCTGATCAACATACTCAATTATTCTGTTATTGGTTGTTCCACTTAAACTTATAAAAtcccacatttgtaaatgttgCACCATTTCACACAGGCCTACTCCTCCAGCGTGAGGGCAGACAGGAATTCCCAGCTTGTGTGCCATTAGATATACACATAGAATTTCGTTTACACTTCCAATTCTTGCTGAATCGATCTGACAGAAGTCTATTGCCTTTGTTTGGagaaattgtttgaaaattacTCGATTTGCGCACGCTTCACCACTGGCAACACCGATACCTAATGGACGAAGGGTATTGGCGATTCTCGCATGCCCCAGAACGTCGTCGGGCGAAGTAGGTTCTTCGACCcagtaaattttgaatttttcgagtTTCTTCACCCACTCGATTGCCTCTTCAATTTCCCAGATTTGGTTGGCGTctatcattaatttattttctgctCCGATTTCCTGACGTATTAGGCCTAGTCGCCGCATGTCGTCATCAACACTCTTACCAACTTTAATTTTAAAGTGTGTAAACCCGAGGGCGAGATATTTTCTACAAAGCTGACGAACTTTCTGATTACTGTAGCCCAGCCAACCGACCTGACTTGTGTAAGCAGGGAGACCAGTTTTGAGAAGGTGGTCTTCTCGAACGCCTTTTGAAGACTGTTTTTCTTTTAGAAGCAAGACGGCCTCTTCCTTTGTTATCACATCTGAACTGAaagtaaaaatgtttttgagaATGAAATAGAAATATTTGTATCAAATATAATAGTATTTCTATCAATGAACACTAGAAGGTGCCCCCGCAATTTGCATAAACTTATGATGTGGGATATTTTGTATGGAGGTCAAAAGTGCCGATAACTTTCGCTCTACTTCCCTGGAATCTAGTATAACtaacaaaaaaacatttgagagcgtcatataattttttatcaaaatcatGAAACCAGAGTTACCAAGTAACGTACAATAAAGACAGAAAAAAGAAAAGCCAACCAAATTTTTGGGGGAAGATGACGATGTTGGGCTCATTCAGTATGCTAGGTTTTAGAGAAAGGAGTCATTTCTGAATACTGGATCTCGCCGGAACTAACGGAACGCGGACAGTGATGGCATGAGGGGGATTAGATTCAAACACACTCCTTcgtctctttttcttttaatcccgATACGCTTCCACATGCTGGCTATCTGGTGACACCGAAGACCACTGCTCCGAGGTTCCCCGTAGGAGACATGTCCGTGCTAGTCTCTCGTAGCAGGCGCGCAAGGCGTCCTTCGACGATTTGAACTAACCAACAGAATGGatttatccccccccccccgcccttcCATGGCAAGCGGGTAACGGCAGAAGCATTTCGTGGCATTCCGATAGACTCAATTAATGGGCCACGCCCGTTTCCCGGAAACGATACCCTTGCAAGGGTGTTTCCACCATAACCCATTGACTGTGGCTTGGCCATCATGGAAACTGAACCATTCAAAACGGTAAATCGCTGTCTTCTGAATCCCGTTAGtggtttttaataataataagacattttttgtggCTTTAGGAAATATTCGTATGGTTAAAACAGCCCTTGCACACGGGGTGCGACgaccccgcggaccctgagtcgaacttggtatAAGGATTGAGATCCCTCCAAATCTCAGTCCCCCCTTTGGGGTATCACAATCCCTGTACCCCTCCGCCCCAAAGAGGGATCTCAATAACTACACCAAATGGGGTTACGAGTGCCGGGCGAGTCCCTGCGGCCAAAcgggggttcggaggggggGTCGCGGATTAGATCGCAATGGGGTGGACCGGACTCCCAAACGTTTGGGAAATTAGGGTAGCGGGATCGCGTCGTTTGGGAACCCCTTGAAGGGGCTGGGTTGGGAAGGGATGGCAGGAACTCCCAAATGTTTGGAAAGTTTTGGGAAGGGGGTTGCGTCGTTTCAGAAGCCCCCGGAGGGGTTGACTCGCGAAATCGTTTGATAATCTCCTAGGTCGTACGGTAACATTTAGGAGTGACTCACAATCGTTCGGtagacgcgagggagggcaaAATCATAGTGTAATAGGTGGGAAACCTGTGGGAGGGGGTGCGGGAGGTGGGCGGACAGGCTGCTTCCCAGTGCGAAGGGTATGGAcgttgcggttctcgcaactaccTCTAGCCACACGTTAGGAGTTTGAGCCTCCCGCTACTTTAGAAGTGCGGCAAAAACGCGACGCCGTTCACGGGATTTGAGAACacggggagtgggtgggtatccgtCGGGAAAGATACGGTTCGCGGAGGGGTCGTCGGGTGAAATAGGTGGGTTCCCCTTTTCTATGGCTCTACTTTTCTTCTGCTCCCCACTCGAGGGGAGTCAAGGGAGAGCACTCACTAGCTTTAATACTTTTCACTTTCCAGCTCTTGCCTTTCGCCACGGCCTTCGACCGTATCGTCAACCAGCAACCATGGCAGGGCATGATTGCAATTCTATTCCGGAGgctaagctgcccccaatcggatctccggagataaagaaaaca
Coding sequences within it:
- the LOC135162055 gene encoding uncharacterized protein LOC135162055, with amino-acid sequence MPIQHSPKSNRSKQLIRQSSSGVTVADQRENISSPSEDTADIMAPIAFTTLVRRRNELKQRVTTFLQWLESVRETPDLDEVEVKTDSLKKHIEALSDIHDKIMERISDEESPAHLEEVNNIEAGFERGLALARKLLRKAAEAERASASGSTPFQKLDHSMMSTFGQNNGPQQQQLRLPKVNLPTFDGSIEDWAEFKDKFETMIHYNESVATVHKLQYLLANVTGKAKRAVASMGGSERNYEEAWSLLKNKYDNPRKNILRHIALLNSIPSLHRDTPEALEDLVDTIRQHLSALKNLGEPVDTWDSWIIHLISCKISAQTFHQWETELKNKEMCSHKLLLEFLEVRGTCSSAIPPPMAPITRSERPRNLKNQVKPKAQVFVTTSKRNCGICSGEHRVMDCEEFLKMPVPKREKTASNLSLCFNCLSRGHGAKECLSTFKCKRCNKSHHTLLHHDKPGSYSSSVTTTQASTAAASSNTSTPTA
- the LOC135162138 gene encoding mitochondrial enolase superfamily member 1-like isoform X2, translated to MIKLENNLEGYGLTFTLGRGTEIVVLACQVILKMLMKENIDEIFSNFAGFWRKITNDSQLRWLGPEKGVIHLATAAVFNALWDLWAKSEGVPLWKLLVNLTPEQLVSTIDFRYISDVITKEEAVLLLKEKQSSKGVREDHLLKTGLPAYTSQVGWLGYSNQKVRQLCRKYLALGFTHFKIKVGKSVDDDMRRLGLIRQEIGAENKLMIDANQIWEIEEAIEWVKKLEKFKIYWVEEPTSPDDVLGHARIANTLRPLGIGVASGEACANRVIFKQFLQTKAIDFCQIDSARIGSVNEILCVYLMAHKLGIPVCPHAGGVGLCEMVQHLQMWDFISLSGTTNNRIIEYVDQQHDHFVNPTIVENAHYMAPKSSGYSTELKKSTLVDYEYPNGRKWEELFNTGIYVRP
- the LOC135162138 gene encoding mitochondrial enolase superfamily member 1-like isoform X1; the encoded protein is MVLGRVIDSWAKDVRFPTSLDADGSDAVHTDPDYSCAYVMIKLENNLEGYGLTFTLGRGTEIVVLACQVILKMLMKENIDEIFSNFAGFWRKITNDSQLRWLGPEKGVIHLATAAVFNALWDLWAKSEGVPLWKLLVNLTPEQLVSTIDFRYISDVITKEEAVLLLKEKQSSKGVREDHLLKTGLPAYTSQVGWLGYSNQKVRQLCRKYLALGFTHFKIKVGKSVDDDMRRLGLIRQEIGAENKLMIDANQIWEIEEAIEWVKKLEKFKIYWVEEPTSPDDVLGHARIANTLRPLGIGVASGEACANRVIFKQFLQTKAIDFCQIDSARIGSVNEILCVYLMAHKLGIPVCPHAGGVGLCEMVQHLQMWDFISLSGTTNNRIIEYVDQQHDHFVNPTIVENAHYMAPKSSGYSTELKKSTLVDYEYPNGRKWEELFNTGIYVRP